One genomic window of Xanthobacter dioxanivorans includes the following:
- a CDS encoding phage adaptor protein gives MLASDILSRAATVLQDEEHVRWPLPELVDWLNDGMKAIVLAQPSAHAVSYALSLAEGTLQALSNASHLRLLRITRNLASTGSPRVGGRVVRVVQRDLLDMQSPNWHDPSNTPYKKEVRQYVFDEQNPREFYVWPGNDGTGIVEAVLSTLPAAISATGDVDAIGSYATAIDLPEPWGVVLLDFILYRAYSKDALEGGAGRAGLHYQQFAGAVGIKVQGDSDASPNARQRVTRT, from the coding sequence ATGCTCGCCTCCGACATCCTGTCCCGCGCCGCGACCGTCCTTCAGGACGAAGAGCATGTGCGCTGGCCACTCCCCGAACTGGTGGACTGGTTGAACGACGGGATGAAGGCGATTGTCCTTGCCCAGCCCTCGGCGCATGCCGTGAGCTATGCCCTTTCCTTGGCTGAGGGGACGCTACAGGCGCTTTCCAATGCCAGCCACCTCCGGCTGCTGCGGATCACCCGCAATCTGGCCTCTACGGGCTCCCCGCGCGTTGGGGGTCGGGTTGTTCGCGTGGTGCAGCGGGACTTGCTCGATATGCAGTCCCCCAACTGGCACGACCCGAGCAACACGCCTTACAAGAAAGAGGTTCGGCAGTACGTCTTTGATGAACAGAACCCGCGCGAATTCTACGTGTGGCCGGGCAATGACGGAACCGGCATCGTCGAAGCCGTTCTATCCACGCTGCCGGCCGCGATTTCCGCCACGGGTGACGTGGACGCCATCGGCTCCTATGCGACCGCGATCGATCTTCCCGAGCCGTGGGGCGTCGTGCTCCTCGATTTCATCCTGTACCGCGCCTACTCGAAGGACGCGCTTGAAGGCGGGGCTGGCCGGGCCGGGCTGCACTATCAGCAGTTTGCCGGGGCTGTGGGGATCAAGGTCCAGGGCGATTCCGACGCCAGCCCGAACGCTCGCCAGAGGGTCACGCGCACATGA
- a CDS encoding N4-gp56 family major capsid protein has product MQTVIPFGDPKAVKRWSGSLFLDVVKKSYFDRKFVSTSDNAVIQRLTDLDSSSGDTINFDLSVQLRNKPTYGDNRVDGKAENLKFFSDEVKIDQMRHQVSAGGRMSRKRTEHDLRMVAKDRLSDYWSKFIDEMHFIYLSGARGINADFTEETTWAGHASNSIQAPDTGHIIYGGDATAKNNVDSSDVMSVTVVEKSETKARMMRSTDPTTVNMLPVTVEGEARYVLLMSPFQEHSLRTSTTSGQWLDIQKAAAAAEGKNNPIFKGGLGMIKNVILHSHESVIRFSDYGSGTNLPAARALFLGRQAGVVAYGSPASGGMRFTWVEEDADAGNEHLVTAGCIVGVKKTRFNSKDFGVMAVDTYAVDPNA; this is encoded by the coding sequence ATGCAGACCGTTATCCCCTTCGGCGATCCGAAGGCAGTCAAGCGTTGGTCCGGCTCTCTCTTCCTCGACGTGGTGAAGAAGAGCTATTTCGACCGAAAGTTCGTGTCCACTTCCGACAACGCCGTGATACAGCGCCTGACGGATCTGGACTCTTCGTCTGGCGACACGATCAACTTCGATCTGTCCGTCCAGCTCCGCAACAAGCCGACCTACGGTGACAACCGTGTGGACGGCAAGGCGGAGAATCTGAAGTTCTTCTCCGACGAGGTGAAGATCGACCAGATGCGCCACCAGGTGTCCGCCGGTGGCCGTATGTCCCGCAAGCGCACCGAGCACGACCTTCGCATGGTCGCCAAGGACCGCCTGTCGGACTATTGGTCGAAGTTCATCGATGAGATGCACTTCATCTACCTCTCCGGCGCTCGCGGCATCAACGCGGACTTCACCGAGGAGACCACCTGGGCCGGTCACGCCTCCAACTCGATCCAGGCGCCGGACACGGGCCACATCATCTACGGCGGCGACGCCACGGCGAAGAACAACGTCGATTCCTCGGACGTGATGTCCGTGACCGTCGTGGAGAAGTCCGAGACCAAGGCGCGAATGATGCGCTCCACCGACCCCACCACCGTGAACATGCTTCCGGTGACCGTGGAGGGCGAGGCTCGCTACGTGCTGCTGATGTCTCCCTTCCAGGAGCATTCGCTGCGCACCTCCACCACCTCGGGCCAGTGGCTCGATATCCAGAAGGCCGCCGCCGCGGCCGAGGGGAAGAACAACCCCATCTTCAAGGGCGGCCTCGGCATGATCAAGAACGTGATCCTACACTCGCACGAGAGTGTGATCCGTTTCTCCGACTACGGCTCCGGCACCAACCTGCCCGCGGCCCGCGCGCTCTTCCTCGGCCGTCAGGCCGGAGTGGTCGCGTATGGCTCTCCGGCCTCCGGTGGCATGCGCTTCACCTGGGTGGAGGAAGACGCGGATGCCGGCAACGAGCACCTCGTCACCGCCGGCTGCATCGTCGGCGTGAAGAAGACCCGCTTCAACAGCAAGGACTTCGGCGTCATGGCCGTGGACACCTACGCTGTCGATCCCAACGCCTGA
- a CDS encoding carbon storage regulator, whose amino-acid sequence MLTLNVRIGETVRIGDAATVTVEQKSGQSVRLIFDADKSVPITIVDPTKKAVSWGLTGVRQEQQTESALKST is encoded by the coding sequence ATGCTCACGCTCAACGTCCGCATCGGGGAGACGGTTCGCATCGGCGACGCCGCCACCGTGACCGTTGAGCAAAAGTCGGGACAAAGCGTCCGATTGATCTTCGATGCGGACAAGAGCGTCCCGATCACAATCGTTGACCCCACGAAGAAAGCAGTATCGTGGGGCCTCACAGGAGTTCGTCAAGAACAACAGACCGAAAGCGCCTTGAAAAGCACTTAA
- a CDS encoding portal protein translates to MFEVSAKRTESPVPKIEPAKAAPKPNDLDSEELSRLHGALLDYYARELDRQNENRLEQAVDEDFYDSIQWRAEDAKVLKERGQAPIVYNVIASTVDWVLGTEKRGRSDFKVLPRRKEDGKPAEKKTALLKYLSDVNRTPFHRSRSFEDSVKVGIGWLEDGIQDADDEEPISSRYESWRNMLWDTAATELDLSDARYLFRSKWVDLDISEALFPKRYEVLRRSLSDSDSTYFIGQYGDEAMDSAEYANETSGGLRPASYAQNHRQRVRIIEGWVRRPVMASRLKGGQFSGDLFDPSSPGHVEQVNSGQAQLVEKVTMLMHVALFTSAGLLWFSPTPYRHNRFPFTPIWAYRRGRDGMPYGMIRRLRDIQEDINKRASKALAILSSNKVIMDEGAVDDLDEFEEEVAKPNAIIVKKADKELKIDVDRDLSQWHLELMSRSIQMIQQQSGVTDELLGRTTNAQSGIAVQRRQEQGSLTTTKLFDNLRLASQVQGEKQLSLVEQFMSEEKQFRITNMRGGPEFVTVNDGLPENDIVRTKADYVISDADWRATMRQAAADQLMEMLTKLPPEVAMTMLDLVVENMDLPNRDEIVKRIRSITGQRDPDADEPTQEEMVQAEQAQKAQAVQEQALQLQLRGQAAQIAKTEADTAKIGAQIADLQSKLAGTNVATQRAAIDTAQTAAVAPMLAPVADQILNEAGFVSAPEQQQRALEQSAMQEAMARQQVAQQEQQAAQQPQEPPAQMAPQPQPGA, encoded by the coding sequence GTGTTTGAGGTTTCCGCCAAGCGCACCGAAAGCCCGGTCCCCAAGATCGAACCGGCCAAGGCCGCGCCGAAGCCGAACGATCTGGACAGCGAGGAGCTTTCCCGCCTGCATGGCGCGCTGCTGGACTATTATGCCCGCGAGCTGGATCGGCAGAACGAGAACCGCCTTGAGCAGGCTGTGGATGAGGACTTCTACGATTCCATCCAGTGGCGGGCCGAAGACGCAAAGGTGCTGAAGGAGAGGGGGCAGGCCCCTATCGTCTACAACGTGATAGCGTCCACGGTCGATTGGGTGCTCGGCACGGAAAAGCGCGGCCGCTCGGACTTCAAGGTGCTGCCGCGCCGGAAGGAAGACGGCAAGCCGGCAGAGAAGAAGACCGCCCTTCTCAAATACCTGTCGGATGTAAACCGCACCCCGTTCCACCGGTCCCGGTCGTTCGAGGATTCCGTCAAGGTCGGCATTGGCTGGCTTGAGGATGGTATTCAGGACGCCGATGATGAGGAACCCATCTCGTCGCGCTATGAGAGCTGGCGCAACATGCTGTGGGACACCGCGGCGACCGAACTCGACCTGTCGGACGCACGTTACCTGTTCCGGTCCAAGTGGGTTGATTTGGATATTTCTGAAGCGCTGTTTCCGAAGCGCTACGAGGTTCTGCGCCGGTCCCTGTCGGACAGCGATTCCACCTATTTCATCGGCCAATATGGCGACGAGGCCATGGACTCGGCGGAGTATGCCAACGAGACGAGCGGAGGCCTTCGTCCGGCCTCCTATGCCCAGAACCATCGCCAGCGGGTGCGCATCATCGAAGGCTGGGTACGCCGGCCGGTGATGGCCTCGCGGCTGAAGGGCGGCCAGTTCTCCGGCGACCTGTTCGACCCGTCCTCTCCGGGTCACGTTGAGCAGGTGAATTCAGGGCAGGCCCAGCTCGTGGAAAAGGTCACGATGCTGATGCACGTGGCGCTGTTCACCAGCGCCGGCCTGCTTTGGTTTTCCCCGACGCCGTACCGGCACAACCGCTTTCCTTTCACCCCGATCTGGGCCTATCGCCGCGGCCGGGACGGGATGCCCTACGGCATGATCCGCCGGCTCCGCGACATCCAGGAGGACATCAACAAGCGCGCCTCCAAGGCCCTCGCCATCCTGTCCTCGAACAAGGTCATCATGGACGAAGGCGCCGTTGATGACCTGGATGAGTTCGAGGAAGAGGTAGCCAAGCCTAACGCGATCATCGTCAAGAAGGCCGACAAGGAACTGAAGATCGACGTGGACCGCGACCTGTCGCAGTGGCACCTCGAACTGATGTCCCGCTCCATCCAGATGATCCAGCAGCAGAGCGGGGTCACGGACGAACTTCTCGGCCGCACCACGAATGCGCAATCCGGGATCGCGGTGCAGCGCCGGCAGGAACAGGGGTCGCTCACGACCACCAAGCTCTTCGACAACCTCCGCCTCGCGTCTCAGGTGCAGGGCGAGAAGCAGCTTTCCCTTGTTGAGCAGTTCATGAGCGAGGAAAAGCAGTTCCGCATTACCAATATGCGTGGCGGCCCGGAATTTGTCACCGTGAACGACGGCCTGCCGGAGAACGACATTGTTCGCACCAAGGCGGACTATGTGATTTCGGATGCGGACTGGCGCGCTACCATGCGGCAGGCGGCGGCGGACCAGCTTATGGAGATGCTGACCAAGCTCCCGCCGGAAGTCGCCATGACCATGCTCGATCTTGTTGTCGAGAACATGGACTTGCCGAACCGCGACGAAATCGTGAAGCGCATCCGTTCCATTACGGGCCAGCGCGATCCCGACGCAGACGAGCCGACGCAGGAAGAGATGGTGCAGGCGGAACAGGCGCAGAAAGCGCAAGCCGTGCAGGAACAGGCGCTTCAGCTTCAGCTTCGGGGACAGGCCGCGCAGATCGCCAAGACGGAAGCCGACACGGCCAAGATCGGGGCGCAGATCGCGGACTTGCAGTCGAAACTGGCCGGCACGAACGTCGCAACGCAGAGGGCGGCCATCGACACCGCGCAGACGGCGGCCGTCGCTCCCATGCTTGCGCCCGTGGCTGATCAGATCCTGAACGAAGCCGGGTTCGTCTCGGCTCCGGAACAGCAGCAGCGGGCACTTGAGCAATCCGCGATGCAGGAAGCCATGGCGCGCCAGCAGGTAGCGCAGCAGGAGCAACAGGCGGCCCAACAGCCGCAGGAACCCCCGGCGCAGATGGCGCCTCAACCTCAGCCAGGAGCCTAA
- a CDS encoding helix-turn-helix domain-containing protein: protein MDNEVFKTWRKVVGLTQAQAAEALGVSKATIENYERGSRREDGRPVEIPRHIALACAAIYHKFGPWRIEEPKGQSPS, encoded by the coding sequence ATGGACAACGAGGTCTTCAAGACGTGGCGCAAGGTCGTGGGGCTGACACAGGCGCAGGCCGCTGAAGCCCTTGGCGTTTCCAAGGCCACGATCGAAAACTATGAGCGCGGGTCTCGCCGGGAAGATGGGCGCCCGGTGGAGATCCCCCGGCACATTGCGCTTGCCTGCGCCGCGATCTATCACAAGTTCGGGCCATGGCGGATCGAAGAGCCCAAGGGCCAATCACCCTCGTGA